One stretch of Alcaligenes aquatilis DNA includes these proteins:
- the fic gene encoding protein adenylyltransferase Fic, with protein MFNPQVPYNDLPRLPPQTDIETKAILKACIQAQASLAELKGMAKRIPNQEMLINIIPMLEAQASSEIENIVTTADRLFQYANDASNTQADPATKEALRYRTALHKGYRSLKERPLTTATAVDICQTIKGVAMDIRKVPGTALMNDATQQIIYTPPQGEATIRDLLSDWENFIHQQRDIDPLVRMAVMHYQFEAIHPFSDGNGRTGRILNLLFLISENLLEVPILYLSRYIIQNKQEYYRLLLQVTTEHQWEPWVLYMLEAIHRTSEWTAAKINAICDLIDNTRERLRNEAPKIYSHELVDLIFMQPYCRIPNLVEQGIAQRQTASKILKDLVALKILNEVTVGREKVFINLGLMALLKGDNAR; from the coding sequence ATGTTCAATCCACAAGTGCCGTACAACGATCTGCCCCGGCTCCCACCACAAACTGACATTGAAACCAAGGCCATTCTGAAAGCCTGTATCCAGGCACAGGCATCGTTAGCAGAATTAAAAGGCATGGCAAAGCGCATTCCGAACCAGGAAATGCTGATCAATATCATCCCCATGCTGGAAGCACAGGCAAGCTCAGAAATCGAGAACATCGTCACAACGGCAGACCGGCTCTTCCAATACGCGAACGACGCCTCGAACACACAGGCTGATCCGGCAACAAAAGAAGCCCTGCGTTACCGTACAGCGTTACACAAAGGGTATCGCTCCCTCAAAGAAAGACCTCTGACAACAGCCACGGCTGTGGACATATGCCAAACGATCAAGGGTGTGGCCATGGATATCCGCAAGGTGCCAGGAACCGCCTTGATGAATGATGCAACCCAGCAAATTATCTATACCCCACCTCAAGGAGAAGCGACGATACGTGATCTTCTCTCAGACTGGGAGAACTTCATTCATCAACAAAGAGATATCGACCCTCTTGTTCGCATGGCAGTCATGCACTATCAATTTGAAGCTATCCACCCGTTCAGTGACGGTAATGGACGAACGGGCCGGATACTGAACCTGCTGTTCTTGATCTCTGAAAACTTGTTGGAAGTCCCTATCCTCTATTTGAGTCGTTACATCATTCAAAATAAGCAGGAGTACTACCGTTTACTCCTGCAAGTAACAACAGAGCATCAATGGGAACCGTGGGTTTTGTACATGTTGGAAGCTATCCACCGCACATCTGAATGGACCGCTGCAAAAATCAACGCAATCTGCGACCTCATAGACAACACGCGGGAGCGACTTCGCAACGAAGCCCCGAAGATATACAGCCATGAACTGGTTGATCTAATTTTTATGCAGCCGTATTGCCGAATCCCAAACCTAGTGGAGCAAGGAATTGCACAACGGCAAACCGCATCAAAAATACTGAAAGATCTTGTCGCCTTGAAAATCCTGAACGAAGTCACTGTCGGGCGCGAAAAGGTCTTCATCAATCTAGGCTTGATGGCCTTGCTAAAGGGAGACAACGCCCGCTAA
- the cyoE gene encoding heme o synthase — protein sequence MTNTATLAPASLLRQYLVLTKPRVTQLAVFCAVIGMFLAAPGLPDPGTVVAGTLGIWMLAAAAFAINCLIESQIDARMLRTARRGTARGTITPPQVLAMSGLLGGIGMLVLYYWVNPLTMWLTLATFIGYAVIYTVILKPLTPQNIVIGGLSGAMPPALGWAAIANAVPAEAWLLVLIIFIWTPPHFWALALYRQHDYQRAGLPMLPVTHGKTFTTLHVLLYSYILMASSLLPFIIRMSGPLYLATALLLGARFIQYAHQLHRHYSDELSRKLFRFSIIYLAVLFGALLVDHWVRLI from the coding sequence ATGACAAACACCGCTACCCTGGCTCCCGCCTCGCTCCTGCGCCAGTATCTGGTACTGACTAAACCACGAGTCACCCAACTGGCTGTTTTCTGTGCCGTAATCGGCATGTTTCTGGCTGCTCCCGGCCTGCCCGATCCGGGTACGGTGGTCGCAGGCACGCTAGGCATATGGATGCTGGCGGCTGCCGCCTTTGCCATCAATTGCCTGATCGAAAGCCAGATTGATGCCCGCATGCTGCGCACCGCCCGACGCGGTACGGCACGCGGCACCATTACCCCACCCCAAGTGCTGGCCATGTCCGGTTTGCTGGGCGGCATAGGCATGCTGGTGCTGTACTACTGGGTCAATCCGCTGACCATGTGGCTGACCCTGGCCACCTTCATTGGTTACGCGGTGATCTATACCGTGATCCTCAAACCCCTGACCCCACAAAACATCGTGATCGGTGGTTTGTCCGGTGCCATGCCGCCTGCTTTGGGCTGGGCCGCCATCGCCAACGCTGTACCGGCAGAAGCCTGGCTGCTGGTGCTGATTATCTTTATCTGGACGCCCCCGCACTTCTGGGCCTTGGCGCTCTACCGTCAACACGACTACCAGCGCGCCGGCCTGCCCATGCTGCCCGTCACCCATGGCAAAACATTTACGACGCTGCATGTGCTGCTCTACAGCTACATCCTGATGGCCTCCAGCCTGCTGCCCTTTATCATCCGCATGAGCGGCCCTCTGTACCTGGCTACCGCCCTTTTGCTGGGCGCCCGTTTCATTCAATACGCCCATCAACTACACCGCCACTACAGCGATGAACTGTCCCGTAAGCTGTTCCGCTTTTCCATCATTTATCTGGCGGTTCTGTTTGGGGCGCTGCTAGTGGATCACTGGGTGCGCTTGATCTGA
- a CDS encoding COX15/CtaA family protein, giving the protein MADIRQRYRKLVYLTWFLTLDLIMFGAFVRLTDSGLGCPDWPGCYGKLSPLGASAHIEQAYQAMPYGPVSWGKAWIEMIHRYVGAALGMLIIAIVWMAWRHRHTLGYSARLALFTLLAVCVQGAFGAWTVTHKLMPIIVTTHLLGGMSVLALMTWLAVRENPGPPVSPVTRRWRPWLIGAFILLTIQIGLGGWVSTNYAALACMDFPQCHGQWIPEMDLHGGFSLFRALGELPSGEMISQAALTAIHWVHRNMAFLVFLILGSVAWKLRADPVLRRPATLVLLLLLAQLITGLTTIFFQWPLLIAVLHNGGAAGLVLCCVTLLVRLSRKSTVPQGIQYDKHRYPGSRLAPAPVSGTD; this is encoded by the coding sequence ATGGCCGATATCCGCCAACGCTACCGCAAACTGGTCTACCTGACCTGGTTCCTGACCTTGGACCTGATCATGTTCGGCGCTTTTGTCCGTCTGACAGATTCGGGCCTGGGCTGCCCGGACTGGCCCGGTTGCTATGGCAAACTCTCGCCGCTAGGCGCGAGCGCACATATCGAGCAAGCCTATCAAGCCATGCCTTATGGCCCAGTCAGTTGGGGCAAGGCCTGGATTGAAATGATTCACCGCTATGTGGGCGCGGCCTTGGGCATGTTGATTATTGCCATCGTCTGGATGGCCTGGCGGCATCGTCACACCTTGGGCTATTCGGCTCGGCTGGCCCTGTTCACCTTGCTGGCCGTCTGCGTGCAAGGAGCCTTTGGTGCCTGGACCGTCACCCACAAATTGATGCCTATTATCGTCACCACCCACTTGCTGGGCGGCATGAGCGTACTGGCCTTGATGACCTGGCTGGCCGTACGCGAGAACCCTGGCCCGCCGGTCTCTCCTGTCACCCGCCGCTGGCGACCTTGGCTGATTGGCGCCTTCATTCTGCTAACGATTCAGATCGGCCTGGGTGGATGGGTCAGCACCAACTATGCGGCGCTGGCCTGCATGGACTTTCCGCAATGCCACGGCCAATGGATACCCGAGATGGATTTGCATGGCGGGTTTTCGCTGTTTCGCGCGCTGGGCGAGCTGCCTTCTGGCGAGATGATTTCCCAGGCTGCACTGACCGCCATTCACTGGGTTCATAGAAATATGGCCTTTCTGGTGTTTCTGATTTTGGGTTCAGTCGCGTGGAAACTGCGCGCCGATCCCGTACTGCGTCGCCCGGCAACATTAGTCCTTTTGTTGCTGTTGGCACAGCTCATCACGGGGTTAACCACGATCTTTTTCCAGTGGCCTCTTTTGATTGCCGTCCTGCATAATGGGGGAGCTGCCGGTCTCGTTTTATGCTGCGTCACCCTGTTGGTACGGCTTTCCCGCAAGTCGACTGTCCCCCAAGGAATACAGTATGACAAACACCGCTACCCTGGCTCCCGCCTCGCTCCTGCGCCAGTATCTGGTACTGACTAA
- a CDS encoding SCO family protein, with protein sequence MDTTQTPARPRSLTPLYLLLAVSLAPVLFALAAYYMPSLGLRPEQSNAYGQLIEPQRSVPTPATLPLQTLQGEAFDLQSLRGRWVLVSADESACPESCVRKLFILRNSHASQGKNVDRLARVWFVTDQGQPSEQILEAYLGTHMLRADPGQLAEFLAPGTDSRAAEQAVKNGMWIIDPNGNLMMVFPGDADPIKVRTDIRKLLNNSRIG encoded by the coding sequence GTGGACACGACTCAAACCCCTGCCCGCCCGCGTTCCCTGACTCCGTTGTATCTGCTGCTGGCAGTCAGTCTGGCACCGGTACTGTTTGCGCTGGCGGCCTACTACATGCCTTCGTTGGGGCTGCGGCCTGAGCAAAGCAATGCCTATGGTCAGTTGATTGAGCCACAACGTAGCGTACCGACACCTGCCACCCTACCCTTGCAGACCCTGCAAGGCGAGGCCTTTGATCTGCAGTCCCTGCGGGGCCGCTGGGTACTGGTCAGTGCCGACGAGAGCGCCTGCCCCGAAAGCTGCGTACGCAAGCTGTTTATCCTGCGCAACTCCCATGCCAGCCAGGGTAAGAATGTAGACCGACTCGCCCGCGTCTGGTTTGTGACGGACCAAGGCCAGCCTTCGGAACAAATTCTGGAAGCCTATCTAGGCACTCATATGCTGCGCGCCGATCCGGGCCAGTTGGCCGAGTTTCTAGCCCCTGGAACCGACAGCCGTGCTGCCGAACAAGCTGTCAAAAATGGCATGTGGATCATCGACCCCAATGGCAATTTAATGATGGTTTTCCCCGGTGATGCCGACCCTATCAAAGTTCGCACCGACATACGCAAACTGCTGAACAACTCACGCATCGGATAA
- a CDS encoding SURF1 family protein, which yields MSSNNSRSSSTRPLLALVCLGLLMLLFISLGRWQLSRAQERQSLAQQIEQGRQQAPLHIDSQASLDKGALWQSVAVHGSWRSELTVLLDNRNFKGKPGYWIATPFVLDEGDLAGSSLLVLRGWLARVPGQAPSVPDAPSGSETISGELLERVPRLFELGSSPLPEHLPSPSGTPPVVQNLALEDLRSRIDLPVLPRVLAQTAPASQLQTNWPDPNIDFEKNRGYALQWFGFALIALCAWIGVAWKWLRRSRPNFAPTRKT from the coding sequence ATGTCCAGCAACAATTCTCGTTCTTCTTCGACTCGACCCCTGCTTGCCCTGGTTTGTCTGGGTTTGCTGATGCTGCTGTTCATTAGCCTGGGGCGTTGGCAACTGAGCCGCGCACAGGAACGTCAAAGCCTGGCACAACAAATTGAACAAGGCCGCCAACAAGCTCCCCTTCATATTGATTCCCAGGCCAGCCTGGATAAAGGTGCCTTGTGGCAGTCTGTCGCCGTGCACGGCTCCTGGCGCAGTGAGTTAACTGTACTCCTGGATAATCGCAATTTCAAAGGTAAGCCGGGCTACTGGATTGCGACTCCTTTTGTGCTGGACGAAGGTGATCTGGCAGGCTCCAGCCTGCTCGTACTCCGAGGTTGGCTAGCTCGCGTACCGGGACAGGCGCCTAGCGTACCGGACGCACCGTCCGGCTCCGAGACCATCTCCGGTGAATTACTGGAACGCGTGCCGCGTCTGTTTGAGCTAGGCAGCAGTCCCTTGCCCGAGCACTTGCCCAGCCCTTCTGGTACGCCCCCTGTGGTGCAGAACCTGGCCCTGGAAGATCTGCGCAGCCGCATTGATCTGCCTGTACTGCCCCGTGTGCTGGCCCAGACCGCCCCCGCCTCGCAGTTGCAAACCAACTGGCCCGACCCGAATATCGACTTTGAAAAGAACCGGGGCTATGCCCTGCAATGGTTCGGTTTTGCCCTGATTGCCCTGTGTGCCTGGATCGGTGTAGCGTGGAAATGGCTACGACGCTCCAGACCCAACTTTGCCCCTACAAGGAAAACCTGA
- a CDS encoding twin transmembrane helix small protein, with the protein MRVLVLIVFLGIIVSLGSALVYLMRDRGNSNRMAYALTWRVGLSVALFLFVLLAHYLGWIESTGVPLA; encoded by the coding sequence ATGCGTGTGCTAGTTCTGATCGTGTTTCTGGGGATTATTGTGTCGCTGGGTTCGGCCCTGGTGTATTTGATGCGGGACCGGGGTAACTCCAATCGCATGGCCTATGCCTTGACCTGGCGAGTGGGCTTGTCCGTGGCCCTGTTCCTGTTTGTGTTGCTGGCCCATTATCTGGGTTGGATTGAAAGCACCGGCGTGCCCTTGGCCTGA
- a CDS encoding cytochrome c oxidase subunit 3 yields the protein MHVETTAHPSKAPYYYVPGLSGHPVRASLSLCLTLLGAATWINNWPGGFWVFLVGILSFLLVLFFWFSDAVRESETGLNSTRVDISYRWSMSWFIFSEVMFFAAFFGALWYTREISTPLLSDLDHRALLWPDFTGTWPNQGPAGTIAPFQTVGPLWLPTINTALLLTSGVTLTIAHHALRASKRSSAIFWLFMTVALGFAFVACQAYEYLHAYAELNLKFTSGAYGALFYMLTGFHGFHVIIGATMLTVMLIRLMRGHFTAEHHFGFEGAAWYWHFVDVVWLGLYLYVYWF from the coding sequence ATGCATGTCGAGACTACGGCTCACCCATCCAAGGCGCCGTATTACTACGTCCCCGGCTTGTCGGGACACCCGGTACGCGCCAGCCTTTCCCTATGTCTGACGCTGCTGGGTGCGGCAACCTGGATCAATAACTGGCCGGGCGGTTTCTGGGTGTTCCTGGTCGGGATTCTCAGCTTCCTGCTGGTCCTGTTCTTCTGGTTCAGCGACGCCGTGCGTGAATCCGAAACGGGCCTGAACAGCACACGCGTAGACATCTCCTATCGCTGGAGTATGTCCTGGTTCATCTTTTCCGAAGTCATGTTTTTTGCCGCTTTTTTCGGGGCGCTCTGGTATACCCGCGAAATTTCCACACCGCTGTTAAGCGATCTGGATCACCGCGCCCTGCTCTGGCCGGACTTTACCGGGACATGGCCCAATCAGGGGCCAGCGGGCACGATCGCTCCGTTCCAGACAGTTGGCCCGCTATGGCTGCCAACGATCAACACGGCTTTGCTGCTGACCTCGGGCGTTACCCTGACCATCGCTCACCATGCACTGCGCGCCAGCAAGCGTAGCAGCGCAATCTTCTGGCTGTTCATGACGGTCGCACTGGGCTTTGCCTTTGTGGCCTGCCAGGCCTACGAGTACCTGCACGCCTACGCCGAACTGAACCTGAAGTTCACCTCCGGCGCCTATGGGGCCTTGTTCTATATGCTGACGGGTTTTCACGGCTTTCACGTGATTATCGGTGCCACCATGCTAACGGTGATGCTGATACGGTTGATGCGCGGTCACTTTACCGCCGAGCACCACTTTGGTTTTGAAGGTGCCGCCTGGTATTGGCACTTTGTGGATGTGGTGTGGTTGGGCTTGTATCTGTACGTCTACTGGTTCTAG
- a CDS encoding DUF2970 domain-containing protein produces MDDDFRDLTRRKLSFFQTLKAIAWGFFGVRRGSDHEQDIAKINPVYLIIAALIATVVFVVGLIMVARWFIGQAG; encoded by the coding sequence ATGGATGACGATTTTCGGGACCTCACACGGCGCAAGCTCAGTTTTTTCCAGACATTGAAAGCCATTGCCTGGGGTTTTTTTGGAGTCCGTCGTGGCAGCGACCATGAACAGGACATTGCCAAGATCAATCCGGTCTATCTGATTATTGCCGCCTTGATCGCCACGGTTGTTTTCGTTGTGGGCCTGATTATGGTGGCCCGCTGGTTCATTGGTCAGGCCGGCTGA
- a CDS encoding cytochrome oxidase small assembly protein: MTPEQRRRNRRLGLLLAVFVIAIMAWTFLKGSQFLGQ, translated from the coding sequence ATGACCCCCGAACAACGCCGTCGCAACCGCCGTCTGGGATTGCTCCTGGCCGTGTTCGTCATTGCCATCATGGCCTGGACCTTTCTAAAAGGCAGTCAATTTCTAGGACAGTGA
- the ctaD gene encoding cytochrome c oxidase subunit I — translation MSSVTVDHVANPSGHDDHHHAHATPSGWRRWLFATNHKDIGTMYLIFSFVMLLEGGVLALLLRTELFQPGLQFFRPELFNQFTTMHGLIMIFGAIMPAFVGFANWMIPLQIGASDMAFARMNNFSFWLLPVGAILFTASFFVPGGAPAGGWTMYAPLSLQMGPGMDFTIFAVHILGASSIMGAINIVVTVLNMRAPGMTLMKMPLFCWTWLITAYLLIAVMPVLAAAVTMLLTDRHFGTHFFNAAGGGDPVLYQHIFWFFGHPEVYIMILPAFGIVSAIVPAFSRKALFGYASMVYATAAIAILSFLVWAHHMFTTGMPVTGQLYFMYATMLISIPTGVKIFNWVATMWRGSLSFETPMLFSIGFIFVFTIGGFTGLILAVAPIDIAVHDTYYVVAHFHYVLVAGSLFALFGGAYYWLPKWTGRMYNERLGKIHFWSTMISFNVTFFPMHFLGLAGMPRRYVDYAGQFTDFHQIATIGAFWFGLSQLLLIYIVIQAARGKGEVASAKPWEGAEGLEWTVPSPAPHHTFEVPPVVK, via the coding sequence ATGAGTAGCGTCACCGTCGACCATGTAGCGAACCCGAGCGGACATGATGATCACCATCATGCCCATGCCACCCCTAGCGGCTGGCGTCGCTGGCTGTTCGCCACCAATCACAAAGACATCGGGACCATGTACCTGATCTTCTCCTTTGTGATGTTGCTGGAGGGCGGCGTGCTGGCCTTGCTGCTGCGTACAGAACTGTTCCAGCCGGGCTTGCAATTTTTCCGGCCCGAGCTGTTTAACCAGTTCACCACCATGCACGGCCTGATCATGATTTTCGGCGCGATCATGCCGGCATTTGTGGGCTTTGCCAACTGGATGATTCCGTTGCAAATCGGTGCCTCGGACATGGCCTTTGCCCGCATGAACAACTTCAGCTTCTGGCTGCTGCCCGTGGGCGCGATTCTGTTTACCGCATCTTTCTTTGTGCCGGGCGGCGCACCTGCCGGTGGCTGGACCATGTATGCACCGCTGTCCTTGCAGATGGGCCCCGGCATGGACTTCACTATTTTTGCGGTTCATATTCTGGGCGCGTCCTCCATCATGGGAGCCATCAATATTGTGGTGACGGTATTGAACATGCGCGCCCCTGGCATGACGCTGATGAAAATGCCGCTGTTTTGCTGGACCTGGCTGATTACCGCGTACCTGTTGATTGCGGTCATGCCTGTGCTGGCCGCTGCCGTGACCATGCTGCTGACCGACCGCCACTTTGGCACCCACTTCTTTAACGCAGCCGGTGGTGGCGATCCGGTTCTGTACCAGCACATTTTCTGGTTCTTTGGTCACCCCGAGGTCTACATCATGATCTTGCCGGCCTTCGGGATTGTGTCGGCCATCGTGCCGGCCTTCTCGCGCAAGGCCCTGTTTGGCTATGCCTCCATGGTGTATGCAACCGCCGCCATTGCAATTCTGTCCTTCCTGGTGTGGGCGCACCACATGTTCACCACCGGCATGCCAGTAACCGGGCAGTTGTATTTCATGTACGCCACCATGCTGATTTCCATTCCGACCGGGGTGAAAATCTTTAACTGGGTGGCCACCATGTGGCGCGGTTCGCTGTCTTTTGAAACGCCCATGCTGTTTTCCATCGGCTTTATCTTCGTGTTCACGATTGGCGGCTTTACCGGCCTGATCCTTGCCGTAGCCCCCATTGATATTGCGGTTCACGACACCTATTACGTGGTGGCTCATTTCCACTATGTGCTGGTAGCCGGATCGCTCTTTGCCCTGTTTGGTGGTGCCTACTACTGGCTGCCCAAGTGGACAGGCCGCATGTACAACGAACGTCTGGGCAAGATCCACTTCTGGTCCACCATGATCTCGTTCAACGTGACCTTCTTCCCCATGCACTTTCTGGGTCTGGCAGGCATGCCACGCCGCTATGTGGACTACGCTGGTCAGTTCACGGATTTCCACCAGATTGCCACCATTGGCGCCTTCTGGTTTGGCCTGTCGCAACTGCTATTGATCTACATCGTGATCCAGGCCGCTCGCGGTAAAGGGGAAGTGGCCAGTGCCAAGCCCTGGGAAGGCGCAGAAGGTCTGGAATGGACGGTGCCCTCGCCCGCCCCGCATCACACCTTTGAAGTCCCCCCTGTCGTCAAGTAA
- the coxB gene encoding cytochrome c oxidase subunit II encodes MKMWRSLFALTACSTAGPSLAQVTNMEGGPRVNQLNLHNGVTPIAQDIAWLHWMMLIICTIIFIGVFGVMFYSIIRHRKSKGAIAARFHEHLGVEVAWTIIPFLIVIGMALPATKTVVAMKDTSSADLTVKVTGYQWKWGYEYLDGPATGVKYLSNLSTPRAQIEGREPIGPNYLMEVDKPLVVPVNKKVRVMLTAEDVIHSWMVPEFGVKQDAIPGFLRDTWFRADKVGTYRGQCAELCGKDHAYMPIVVQVMEQDDYDTWAKEQNDLMTAQADDPNKEWTKDELIERGQQIFAQNCVACHQANGKGMPGTFPALDGDTKFVLAPKKGQIDTVLNGHPGTAMAAFRNQLNDVQIAAVITYTRNAWGNAGKGPDPVVMPADVQQQR; translated from the coding sequence ATGAAGATGTGGAGAAGTTTATTTGCTCTGACCGCCTGTTCGACGGCAGGGCCTAGCTTGGCTCAGGTCACCAATATGGAAGGTGGCCCCCGTGTCAATCAGCTCAATTTGCATAACGGGGTTACCCCCATCGCCCAGGACATTGCCTGGCTGCATTGGATGATGCTGATTATCTGTACCATCATCTTTATTGGCGTGTTCGGTGTGATGTTCTATTCCATCATCCGGCATCGCAAGTCCAAGGGTGCAATTGCCGCGCGCTTTCACGAGCACCTGGGGGTGGAAGTAGCCTGGACTATCATCCCCTTTCTGATCGTGATCGGCATGGCGCTGCCTGCCACCAAAACGGTGGTGGCCATGAAGGACACCAGCAGCGCCGATCTGACCGTCAAGGTCACGGGTTATCAGTGGAAATGGGGCTACGAGTATCTGGACGGCCCAGCCACGGGCGTGAAATACCTGTCCAACCTGTCCACCCCCCGCGCCCAGATTGAAGGTCGCGAACCCATTGGCCCCAACTATCTGATGGAAGTGGACAAGCCACTGGTCGTGCCGGTCAACAAGAAAGTGCGCGTCATGCTCACTGCCGAGGATGTCATCCATTCCTGGATGGTGCCCGAGTTTGGCGTCAAGCAAGATGCCATCCCTGGTTTTTTGCGCGATACCTGGTTCCGTGCGGATAAGGTCGGCACCTACCGTGGCCAATGTGCCGAGCTGTGCGGCAAGGACCATGCCTACATGCCCATCGTGGTGCAAGTGATGGAGCAAGACGACTACGACACGTGGGCCAAAGAGCAGAACGACTTGATGACTGCCCAGGCCGACGATCCCAATAAAGAGTGGACAAAAGACGAGTTGATCGAGCGCGGCCAACAGATCTTTGCGCAAAACTGCGTGGCTTGCCACCAGGCCAACGGTAAAGGCATGCCCGGCACCTTCCCCGCTCTGGATGGCGATACGAAGTTTGTCCTTGCCCCCAAAAAAGGCCAGATTGACACGGTGTTAAATGGTCACCCTGGCACCGCGATGGCCGCCTTCCGCAATCAACTTAACGACGTTCAGATTGCAGCGGTCATTACCTACACACGCAATGCCTGGGGCAACGCGGGCAAAGGGCCTGATCCTGTCGTGATGCCCGCCGATGTCCAGCAACAGCGCTAA
- a CDS encoding NUDIX hydrolase — MTLFQNRSLTQALRQRMASLTSQLQQLPPPGSRPVTVDGRVAGWITPKAARCIEPLPGVSIEEDVLRLSDCPSQELSLAQVLDQVALRLQEGGCIRAWRDELLDVVGEGQCLSRIERGAVRPLGFLTQAVHLNGWSTDGRIWAARRSPTKSTDPNMWDTLVGGLAVSGESLQTSLIRESYEEAGLAESVLVNCTPLRVSLRMHRRLPEGYQVENALVSDCVLADDVRPRNMDGEVSEFRLLTLDEAWQMIEADLFTLEAQVVLIDSIKQHLDKLA; from the coding sequence ATGACTTTGTTCCAGAACCGATCACTTACTCAGGCCTTGCGTCAGCGCATGGCCAGCCTGACCAGTCAGCTGCAACAATTGCCCCCGCCGGGCAGCCGTCCTGTCACTGTTGATGGGCGCGTGGCCGGATGGATCACCCCCAAGGCCGCTCGTTGTATTGAGCCCTTGCCCGGGGTCTCGATTGAAGAAGATGTCTTGCGTCTGAGCGATTGCCCCAGCCAGGAACTGAGCTTGGCTCAGGTCCTGGATCAGGTCGCCTTGCGTTTGCAGGAAGGCGGTTGCATCCGGGCCTGGCGTGACGAGTTGTTGGACGTGGTCGGAGAAGGGCAATGTCTGTCCCGCATTGAACGTGGTGCCGTGCGGCCCTTGGGTTTTCTGACGCAAGCGGTGCATTTGAATGGTTGGTCCACAGACGGCCGAATCTGGGCCGCGCGTCGTTCCCCCACCAAATCGACAGACCCGAATATGTGGGACACGCTGGTCGGGGGATTGGCGGTCAGCGGTGAATCGTTGCAGACCTCCCTCATACGCGAAAGTTATGAAGAAGCAGGTTTGGCCGAGTCCGTGCTGGTCAATTGCACCCCTTTGCGCGTGTCCTTGCGCATGCATCGTCGCCTGCCGGAAGGCTATCAGGTGGAGAACGCCCTGGTTAGCGATTGCGTGCTGGCTGACGATGTGCGGCCCCGCAATATGGACGGCGAGGTTAGTGAGTTTCGCTTATTGACGCTGGATGAAGCCTGGCAAATGATAGAAGCAGATTTGTTCACCCTGGAAGCGCAAGTGGTGCTGATCGACAGCATCAAGCAGCATCTGGACAAGCTGGCCTGA
- a CDS encoding PhaM family polyhydroxyalkanoate granule multifunctional regulatory protein: MNPNPFGIPDFNALGSGNNPLLRSMDMMAQAWKNMASGGAGDVGSGMMPSLSPDDLDRRIRDLRAVESWLQLNLSMLSTTIQGLEIQRSTLAAIKTMAQQGTQAAGGKNPFEAFMAFNPMAAGAAAAESAASVSSTQPGVSQPETAAQTAFQQASAQPQQASPQPDAAANQDSSKDKQPGAQQDAGAGNPAAQAWWNMLQQQFDAMATATAASMQQVENYRQQATKAKAAGSAKPPKPAAADAQTSAKTSAPATAKPVKTAAKAATKTAAKAATKTAAKKTATRSTKSSTKKTDRPT; encoded by the coding sequence ATGAACCCGAATCCTTTTGGTATACCTGATTTCAATGCCCTGGGCAGCGGCAACAATCCATTGCTGCGCAGCATGGATATGATGGCGCAGGCCTGGAAAAACATGGCCAGCGGGGGAGCGGGCGATGTCGGCTCGGGCATGATGCCCAGCTTGTCCCCTGATGATCTGGATCGCCGTATCCGTGACTTGCGTGCAGTGGAGAGCTGGTTGCAGTTGAACCTGTCCATGCTGAGCACCACCATCCAGGGGCTGGAGATTCAGCGCTCCACCCTGGCGGCGATCAAGACCATGGCGCAGCAAGGCACCCAGGCTGCTGGTGGGAAAAATCCTTTTGAAGCCTTTATGGCTTTCAATCCCATGGCGGCCGGTGCTGCAGCGGCCGAGAGTGCCGCCAGTGTCTCGAGCACCCAGCCTGGGGTCAGTCAGCCTGAAACCGCAGCGCAAACGGCCTTCCAGCAAGCATCGGCACAGCCACAACAAGCGTCGCCACAGCCCGACGCGGCTGCCAATCAGGACAGCTCCAAAGATAAACAGCCCGGCGCTCAGCAGGACGCAGGTGCAGGTAATCCCGCTGCGCAAGCGTGGTGGAACATGCTGCAACAGCAATTCGATGCCATGGCGACCGCTACAGCCGCATCGATGCAGCAGGTGGAAAACTATCGCCAGCAGGCGACCAAGGCCAAAGCGGCCGGGTCGGCCAAGCCCCCTAAACCGGCCGCCGCCGATGCCCAGACTTCTGCCAAGACCAGTGCTCCGGCAACAGCCAAACCGGTAAAAACGGCCGCAAAAGCAGCGACTAAAACGGCGGCCAAGGCGGCCACCAAAACGGCGGCTAAAAAAACCGCCACGCGCAGCACCAAAAGTAGTACCAAAAAAACGGATCGACCAACCTAG